Proteins encoded within one genomic window of Citrobacter amalonaticus Y19:
- the rpsI gene encoding 30S ribosomal protein S9, protein MAENQYYGTGRRKSSAARVFIKPGNGKIVINQRSLEQYFGRETARMVVRQPLELVDMVEKLDLYITVKGGGISGQAGAIRHGITRALMEYDESLRGELRKAGFVTRDARQVERKKVGLRKARRRPQFSKR, encoded by the coding sequence ATGGCTGAAAATCAATACTACGGCACTGGTCGCCGCAAAAGTTCCGCAGCTCGCGTTTTCATCAAACCGGGCAACGGCAAAATCGTTATCAACCAACGTTCTCTGGAACAGTACTTCGGTCGTGAAACTGCCCGCATGGTAGTTCGTCAGCCGCTGGAACTGGTCGACATGGTTGAGAAACTGGATCTGTACATCACTGTTAAAGGTGGTGGTATCTCTGGTCAGGCTGGTGCGATCCGTCACGGTATCACCCGCGCTCTGATGGAGTACGATGAGTCCCTGCGTGGCGAACTGCGTAAAGCTGGCTTCGTTACTCGTGATGCTCGTCAGGTTGAACGTAAGAAAGTCGGCCTGCGTAAAGCACGTCGTCGTCCGCAGTTCTCCAAACGTTAA
- the rplM gene encoding 50S ribosomal protein L13 translates to MKTFTAKPETVKRDWYVVDATGKTLGRLASELARRLRGKHKAEYTPHVDTGDYIIVLNADKVAVTGNKRTDKVYYHHTGHIGGIKEATFEEMIARRPERVIEIAVKGMLPKGPLGRAMFRKLKVYAGNEHNHAAQQPQVLDI, encoded by the coding sequence ATGAAAACTTTTACAGCTAAACCAGAAACCGTAAAACGCGACTGGTACGTTGTTGACGCGACCGGTAAAACTCTGGGCCGTCTGGCTTCTGAACTGGCTCGTCGCCTGCGCGGTAAGCATAAAGCGGAATACACTCCGCACGTAGATACCGGTGATTACATCATCGTTCTGAACGCTGACAAAGTTGCTGTAACCGGCAACAAGCGTACTGACAAAGTGTACTATCACCACACCGGCCACATCGGTGGTATCAAAGAAGCGACCTTTGAAGAGATGATTGCCCGCCGTCCTGAGCGTGTGATTGAAATCGCGGTTAAAGGCATGCTGCCAAAAGGCCCGCTGGGTCGTGCTATGTTCCGTAAACTGAAAGTTTACGCTGGCAACGAGCACAACCACGCGGCACAGCAACCGCAAGTTCTTGACATCTAA
- the zapE gene encoding cell division protein ZapE yields the protein MQSFTPTSRYLKAINEGTHQPDDVQKEAVDRLEIIYQALTSNKTSTPETKGFMSRVGKLLGKKEAAHNAPVRGLYMWGGVGRGKTWLMDLFYHSLPGVRKQRLHFHRFMLRVHEELTALQGQTDPLETLADRFKAETDVLCFDEFFVSDITDAMLLGGLMKALFARGITLVATSNIPPDELYRNGLQRTRFLPAIDAIKQHCDIMNVDAGVDYRLRTLTQAHLWLSPLNNETQQQMDNLWLALAGVKREQGPVLEINHRPLPTLGMENQTLAVSFHTLCIDARSQHDYIALSRLFHTVMLFDVPVMTPLMESEARRFIALVDEFYERHVKLVVSAAVPLYEVYQGERLKFEFQRCLSRLQEMQSEEYLKREHMP from the coding sequence ATGCAGAGCTTTACCCCTACATCACGTTATCTGAAAGCCATTAACGAGGGTACTCACCAGCCCGACGACGTGCAAAAAGAGGCGGTCGATCGTCTGGAAATCATTTACCAGGCGTTGACCTCGAACAAAACCTCAACGCCTGAAACAAAAGGGTTTATGTCCCGCGTCGGTAAGCTGTTGGGGAAAAAAGAAGCGGCACACAATGCTCCGGTGCGAGGCTTATATATGTGGGGGGGCGTAGGGCGAGGGAAAACCTGGCTGATGGATCTGTTCTACCATAGCCTGCCAGGCGTTCGTAAGCAGCGCCTGCACTTCCATCGCTTCATGCTGCGCGTGCATGAGGAGTTAACGGCTCTGCAGGGGCAAACCGATCCGCTTGAAACCCTGGCCGACCGCTTTAAGGCCGAGACGGATGTGCTGTGCTTTGATGAGTTTTTTGTTTCTGATATTACGGACGCCATGCTGCTCGGCGGCCTGATGAAAGCGCTGTTTGCGCGCGGTATTACGCTGGTGGCGACATCGAACATTCCGCCTGATGAGCTCTATCGTAACGGATTACAGCGCACGCGTTTTCTTCCCGCGATCGATGCGATTAAACAACATTGTGACATCATGAACGTAGACGCTGGCGTGGATTATCGTCTGCGGACATTGACCCAGGCGCATTTGTGGCTCTCACCGCTGAACAATGAAACGCAGCAGCAGATGGACAACCTCTGGCTGGCGCTGGCGGGTGTCAAACGTGAACAGGGACCGGTTCTGGAGATCAATCACCGTCCGTTGCCGACGCTGGGTATGGAAAACCAGACGCTGGCGGTGTCATTCCACACCCTGTGTATCGATGCCCGTAGCCAGCATGACTACATTGCGCTTTCCCGGTTGTTCCACACCGTCATGCTGTTTGACGTCCCGGTGATGACGCCGCTGATGGAAAGCGAAGCGCGCCGTTTTATCGCGCTGGTGGATGAATTTTACGAGCGCCACGTCAAGCTGGTGGTTAGCGCCGCCGTGCCTCTCTATGAGGTGTATCAGGGCGAGCGATTGAAGTTCGAATTTCAGCGCTGTCTGTCGCGATTGCAGGAGATGCAGAGCGAAGAGTATCTGAAGCGAGAGCATATGCCCTGA
- the zapG gene encoding Z-ring associated protein ZapG, with the protein MTWEYALIGLVVGIIVGAVAMRFGNRKLRQQQALQYELEKNKAELEEYREELVSHFARSAELLDTMAHDYRQLYQHMAKSSSSLLPELSAESNPFRNRLAESEASNDQAPVQMPRDYSEGASGLLRSGAKRD; encoded by the coding sequence ATGACCTGGGAATATGCGCTAATTGGGTTAGTCGTCGGCATCATCGTCGGTGCTGTAGCCATGCGTTTTGGCAACCGGAAATTACGCCAGCAACAGGCGTTGCAGTACGAACTGGAAAAAAATAAAGCCGAGCTGGAAGAGTATCGCGAAGAGTTGGTCAGCCATTTTGCCCGCAGCGCCGAGTTGCTGGACACCATGGCCCACGATTACCGCCAGCTGTATCAGCACATGGCGAAAAGCTCCAGCAGCCTGCTGCCGGAACTGTCAGCGGAATCTAACCCGTTCCGTAACCGTCTGGCCGAGTCTGAAGCCAGCAACGACCAGGCGCCAGTACAAATGCCGCGTGATTATTCCGAAGGCGCATCCGGCCTGCTGCGTAGTGGTGCAAAGCGCGACTAA
- the degQ gene encoding serine endoprotease DegQ codes for MKIQTQLLSALALSVGLTLSAPFQAIASIPGQVPGQPALPSLAPMLEKVLPAVVSVKVEGTAPQTQKVPEEFKKFFGDDLPDQQAQPFEGLGSGVIIDAAKGYVLTNNHVINQAQKISVQLNDGREFEAKLIGSDDQSDIALLQIQNASKLTQIAIADSDKLRVGDFAVAVGNPFGLGQTATSGIVSALGRSGLNLEGLENFIQTDASINRGNSGGALLNLNGELIGINTAILAPGGGSVGIGFAIPSNMARILAQQLIQFGEIKRGLLGIKGTEMTADIAKAFKMDVQRGAFVSEVLPNSGSAKAGIKSGDVITSLNGKSLNSFAELRSRIATTEPGTKVKLGLLRNGKPLEVEVTLDTSTSSSASAEMIAPALQGATLSDGQLKDGSKGIKIDSVEKSSPAAQAGLQKDDVIIGVNRDRVNSIAEMRKVLEAKPSIIALQIVRGNESIYLLLR; via the coding sequence ATGAAAATACAAACCCAGCTGTTGAGTGCATTAGCGTTAAGTGTCGGGTTAACTCTCTCGGCGCCATTTCAGGCCATTGCGTCGATTCCAGGCCAGGTTCCCGGCCAGCCCGCGCTTCCCAGTCTCGCCCCGATGCTCGAAAAGGTGCTGCCTGCCGTCGTCAGCGTGAAGGTTGAAGGCACCGCGCCCCAAACGCAGAAAGTCCCGGAAGAGTTTAAAAAATTCTTTGGTGATGACCTGCCGGATCAGCAGGCGCAGCCGTTTGAAGGGCTGGGTTCCGGGGTCATTATCGACGCCGCGAAAGGCTATGTGCTGACCAATAACCACGTGATTAATCAGGCGCAGAAGATCAGCGTTCAACTGAATGATGGGCGTGAATTCGAGGCCAAACTGATTGGCAGCGACGATCAAAGCGACATCGCCCTGCTGCAAATTCAAAACGCCAGCAAGCTGACACAAATCGCCATCGCCGATTCGGATAAACTGCGCGTCGGTGATTTCGCCGTGGCAGTCGGCAACCCGTTTGGTCTGGGGCAAACCGCGACCTCCGGTATCGTCTCGGCGCTGGGGCGCAGCGGGTTGAATCTGGAAGGTCTGGAAAACTTTATTCAAACCGACGCCTCTATTAACCGCGGGAACTCCGGCGGCGCGCTGCTTAACCTGAACGGTGAGCTGATCGGCATTAACACCGCCATCCTTGCGCCTGGCGGCGGCAGCGTCGGGATCGGTTTTGCCATCCCCAGCAATATGGCCCGCATTCTGGCACAGCAACTGATCCAGTTTGGTGAAATCAAGCGCGGTCTGCTGGGCATTAAAGGGACCGAAATGACTGCCGACATCGCCAAAGCGTTCAAGATGGACGTGCAGCGCGGTGCCTTTGTCAGTGAAGTGCTGCCGAACTCCGGTTCAGCCAAAGCAGGCATTAAGTCCGGCGATGTGATCACCAGCCTCAACGGCAAATCGCTCAACAGTTTTGCCGAGCTGCGTTCCCGGATTGCCACCACAGAACCCGGCACCAAAGTGAAGCTGGGTCTGTTGCGTAACGGCAAGCCGCTGGAGGTGGAAGTGACGCTCGATACCAGCACCTCATCGTCTGCCAGCGCGGAGATGATTGCCCCGGCATTGCAGGGAGCGACACTGAGCGATGGTCAGCTCAAAGACGGCAGTAAAGGCATCAAAATTGACAGCGTTGAAAAGAGCAGTCCCGCCGCACAGGCTGGCCTGCAAAAGGATGATGTGATCATCGGAGTCAACCGTGACCGGGTGAACTCTATCGCTGAAATGCGCAAAGTGCTGGAAGCCAAACCGTCCATCATTGCGCTACAGATCGTCCGCGGAAACGAGAGCATTTATCTGCTTCTGCGCTAA